The following proteins are encoded in a genomic region of Balaenoptera ricei isolate mBalRic1 chromosome 14, mBalRic1.hap2, whole genome shotgun sequence:
- the LOC132347385 gene encoding proteoglycan 4-like, which translates to MNSCWSPLLTRLCPALQRTVLWLWNQTCLQHPLIPASPHPSIPSSPHPSIPSSPHPHIHASPYPSIPASSHPSIPTSPHPSIPSSPHALIPASPHPRIPSSQHPLIPASPHPRIPASPHPSIPASPHPRIPSSPHPRIPASLHPSIPASRHPLIPASPHPRIPASPHPRIPSSQHPRIPASPHPSIPSSPHPRIPSSQHPRIPSSQHPRIPASPHPSIPASPHPRIPSSPHPRIPSSQHPRIPASPHPGIPTSPHPRIPSSQHPLIPTSPHPLIPASPHPRIPASQHPRIPASPHPSIPASPHPLIPASPHPRIPASQHPRIPASPQPSIPASPHPGNPASPHPLIPASPHPLIPASPHPSIPASPHPSIPASPHPLIPASPHPRIPSSQHPRILSSQHPHIPASPHHRIPASPHPRIPSSQHPRIPASPYPSIPTSPHPSIPASRHPRIPTSPHPSIPAFPHPRIPASPHPRIPTSPHPSIPASPHPSIPSSQHPLIPSSQHPLIPSSQHPHIPASPIPTSPHPRIPASQHPRIPASPHPSIPASPHPGNPASPHPLIPASPHPLIPASPHPRIPSSQHPRIPASPYPSIPASSHPSIPTSPHPHITVSQHPRIPASPHPLIPASPHPGIPASPHPLIPASPHPSIPASQHPLIPASPHPRIPASQHPRTTGTQPHRQGPVYTKEGRKQQALPTVAGRQQVDSGPGPPASVLLPSCSYVVPRMPRNP; encoded by the exons ATGAATTCGTG ctgGTCCCCTCTGCTCACCCGCCTTTGCCCAGCCCTGCAGCGCACGGTCCTGTggctctggaaccaaacctgtCTGCAG CATCCCCTCATCCCCGCATCCCCGCATCCCAGCATCCCCTCATCCCCTCATCCCAGCATCCCCTCATCCCCGCATCCCCACATCCACGCATCCCCATATCCCAGTATCCCCGCATCCTCTCATCCCagcatccccacatcccctcatcCCAGCATCCCCTCATCCCCGCATGCCCTCATCCCAGCATCCCCGCATCCCCGCATCCCCTCATCCCAGCATCCCCTCATCCCAGCATCCCCTCATCCCCGCATCCCCGCATCCCCTCATCCCAGCATCCCCGCATCCCCGCATCCCCGCATCCCCTCATCCCCGCATCCCCGCATCCCCGCATCCCTTCATCCCAGCATCCCCGCATCCCGGCATCCCCTCATCCCAGCATCCCCTCATCCCCGCATCCCCGCATCCCCGCATCCCCGCATCCCCTCATCCCAGCATCCCCGCATCCCCGCATCCCCTCATCCCAGCATCCCCTCATCCCCGCATCCCCGCATCCCCTCATCCCAGCATCCCCGCATCCCCTCATCCCAGCATCCCCGCATCCCCGCATCCCCTCATCCCAGCATCCCCGCATCCCCGCATCCCCGCATCCCCTCATCCCCGCATCCCCGCATCCCCTCATCCCAGCATCCCCGCATCCCGGCATCCCCTCATCCCggcatccccacatcccctcatcCCCGCATCCCCTCATCCCAGCATCCCCTCATCCCCACATCCCCGCATCCCCTCATCCCAGCATCCCCGCATCCCCGCATCCCCGCATCCCAGCATCCCCGCATCCCCGCATCCCCTCATCCCAGCATCCCcgcatccccacatcccctcatcCCAGCATCCCCGCATCCCCGCATCCCCGCATCCCAGCATCCCCGCATCCCCGCATCCCCTCAGCCCAGCATCCCCGCATCCCCGCATCCCGGCAACCCCGCATCCCCTCATCCCCTCATCCCAGCATCCCCTCATCCCCTCATCCCAGCATCCCCTCATCCCAGCATCCCCGCATCCCCTCATCCCAGCATCCCCGCATCCCCGCATCCCCTCATCCCAGCATCCCCGCATCCCCGCATCCCCTCATCCCAGCATCCCCGCATCCTCTCATCCCAGCATCCCCACATCCCCGCATCCCCACATCACCGTATCCCAGCATCCCCGCATCCCCGCATCCCCTCATCCCAGCATCCCCGCATCCCCGCATCCCCATATCCCagcatccccacatcccctcatcCCAGCATCCCCGCATCCCGGCATCCCcgcatccccacatcccctcatcCCAGCATCCCCGCATTCCCGCATCCCCGTATCCCGGCATCCCCGCATCCCcgcatccccacatcccctcatcCCAGCATCCCCGCATCCCCTCATCCCAGCATCCCCTCATCCCAGCATCCCCTCATCCCCTCATCCCAGCATCCCCTCATCCCCTCATCCCAGCATCCCCACATCCCAGCATCCCC CATCCCCACATCCCCGCATCCCCGCATCCCCGCATCCCAGCATCCCCGCATCCCCGCATCCCCTCATCCCAGCATCCCCGCATCCCCGCATCCCGGCAACCCCGCATCCCCTCATCCCCTCATCCCAGCATCCCCGCATCCCCTCATCCCAGCATCCCCGCATCCCCGCATCCCCTCATCCCAGCATCCCCGCATCCCCGCATCCCCATATCCCAGCATCCCCGCATCCTCTCATCCCAGCATCCCCACATCCCCGCATCCCCACATCACCGTATCCCAGCATCCCCGCATCCCtgcatccccacatcccctcatcCCAGCATCCCCGCATCCCGGCATCCCcgcatccccacatcccctcatcCCAGCATCCCCTCATCCTAGCATCCCCGCATCCCAGCATCCCCTCATCCCAGCATCCCCACATCCCCGCATCCCCGCATCCCAGCATCCCCGCACCACGGGCACCCAGCCACACCGTCAAGGCCCTGTCTACACCAAGGAGGGAAGG AAACAGCAGGCGCTGCCGACCGTGGCCGGGCGGCAACAGGTGGACTCCGGCCCAGGTCCCCCGGCCTCTGTCCTGCTCCCCTCCTGCTCCTACGTGGTCCCGAGGATGCCCCGCAACCCGTAA